The DNA window TATTATTCGCAACAAAACCTGTGTACTCACCAAAAATTACTCGATCATCTGTTGAGCTTATCTTTTTACCTGTATAAAGAATAGAATAACAGTCTTCAGTATATGGAGTACATAATCGTACTGGATGTTTATGATCTTTTAACTccactatttttatatatggatGTATTCTACCATGTAATAATGTATCGTATATTTCCTCATATAACTTCttattcctatttttatatattgcatTGTGTTGGTTATCAAAAAATGGGGCATGAATAAATGGTGTCCATTCCGTTCTATTATTTGACCAACCACAACCAAAATATCCCGATTtggaattataaaatttctttattttgtgaCTAAAATAAACTCTTTCAATTTTTGAATCCTCTGACAACACTTGAGTCTTTACATAccttttatttctcttttttgcaATATCTtctattttacaaaaaatcattttcttttgttcTAGTATTTTGTTAACTTGTTTCATTCTTAATGTTTCTtgcattttttcttcatGTCTTTCATCTTTATCTCTCTTATTCACAGACTTTATGGAATTCCCAcgcataatatttaaatcgATAACAATTTTTCCTTGATCCTGtaatttcttcttcttccttaaatattttttataatttgaatCATCCGTTGAATATGATTCATTATCACTTGGATTATAATAAGATTCTTCTTCATTAGACGATTTTTTTACAGATTCTTTTTTCTcgtttatttcatatttattaagacCAGTTATTACTTCATCTAACACACAATCTTTGTCATCCAATTCTCCGGTTATTCCATCGTCTTTGCTCATTTCTTCCGATGCACTAGCgcgttttaaaatttctgaaCCGttcatatgttttatattatcagAATGATTCATGTTTTCTACTTTTTCCAATTTGTTCCCAGGTCCAATATATTCCATTGCTTCATTTCTTTCCCTTTCCTCTGAAATAGTAACGTTTTTCAATTCTGAACAAATTGCGTTAGCACAGTTCTCATGGGACGTACCATCCGTTTCCTCCCCCTTGGGCATACATGACCATGTGGTCCTTTTCATATGGCCCTTTTCAACTTCTTTCCCATGTTTTTCATTAGAATTACCTTCCCGATTTAGGTCCACATTTGCTGCTACATCGGTATCTGTGCAGTATATGGTATCATTtgcctcttttttttttgttgcaCTTACGTTTTTATTGGACAATGAATGGAAGCTATTTCtactatttttacttttttgagAACTACGTTTTTTTGTctccttatttttattatacgaGTCGGAATTATAATTCTTTCCATAAGAATTTCTTGTCAAAGATTTATTTTGCgtactaaaatatttttttttatttatatttttatatgtacttatatcTTTGTTCTCATTTTTAAGGGTTTGAAAACTTTgactattatattttaatttatcattatcataaatacgtgatttactatatttattaactttttcaAATGTATTACTCTTTTTAAAGggataaattttttgaaagacATTACTACGTTTATCATTGTTCATATCTTTAGTATGCTCAAATAttgttttcataattttttcatttgattTTCTACTTATAGAGGTTAATTCTGATTTGTACTTGCTTACAACTATAATTCCATCcctatgatttttttttctcttttcaaaattatctttttcaCTTAGATTATCATTTTCTATATGATCTTCCATTTCTTCAGTAATGTACttattactataaatatCACtactatcattattattgttactattgttactactgttactgttgttattgttgttactGTTACCACTGTTACaattattgttgttactgTTGTTATTGCTACTACTATTGTttctattactattattattaatgtaaGTATCACCTAAAAACATCTTAGCTTTAGAACTATTCTGACTATctgcatatatgtgtaatacACTCTTTAAGCATTTAAAACAGTGGAAAATATTTTCAGGTGTTTTTCCATCGTTTAATCTATCTTTATTTAATCGTTCCTTActtaaaaagaaagaaacaaacttatataaatttgaaCTCCTTCTAACTCTTAATccattaataatttcattttttccttcttcagTTAAAAAAGGTTTATAGTTTGATCTGCCTAAAGCATTGCATATGTCTAAAAAAAAGTCTACACCATATGTTTCTACATTGTAGTAGTACTCGAACTTTTTCCCATTATATtcctccatttttttttttgattcatTACATGtacaattaattttattaatgtcAATTACCTTTTTAATATCTTCATCAATTTCAAATcgaatatttactttttcttcttttatttcacttaatatttctttgtcGCTTTTTTCCCTAAGTTTTAACATGCTAGCTAGGTTGCTTAATATTTTAGATTCATATTTGATCGGTGAGAAACTCATGTTGAAAATTGTATAAGGAAAAGTAGGAAAGTTTGGAGAATAAGGCAAATAGGGAAAATATGGGAAAACATtgaaaatatggaaaagCAGAGAAAATATGGCAAAATAGTGAAAAtgagcaaaaataaaagtaacaaAACATTCAAATGATTGTCGTTCCTTTATTAATTTCTCACTAGTGAACAAATACACacatgtgtacatacatatatgtgtatatgtatgcatatattatttattctgaATTACTTCAGTAAAACATCATGCTAACATCTGCATAATAAGTTTCAAATTTCCgtttataaaatgaaatttatattttttataagaaataatctatatttcttttaacttgtataaatatatttgtatatatataactgcaTAGTAGctagtatgtatatatacacatgtgcatatatttatgcactATAATGACGTAATTGATAACataacttctttttttttttttatgaacatttCTCATACTGAATATAAGTAAACACATATTccacaaaaattattaaacctCAAGTgtattatcataatattcTTCAATTCATACTTGTCAACATAAATGTTTAATAACacaaatacatttatatatatatatatatatatgtatttatgtgtatatgatAAACTACGTGGTAGTCGCATATGTCTATAGACGCATTGctcatgaaaaaaaaaaatattactaatataaattaaaattctcTTTAAACAATGTGTGTTTAaccaaatataaaaagtactACACAAAACAATTTATCCTTTTGTGGTAAAAAGGATACACATAACTACACATATAATCAGACATATAcgttaacaaaataataaaaatgagaaaaaatggTTATATAAATAGCTATATATGTccttacatatgtataaacatttttatagaCTTATATGTACTTTAATTAGTAGGTTATTTTAAAGAATGCAAAatgttttcataaatttttcacaagagtataaaacataaaaaaaaaatttaaaccttttttaatttacgtAAATTACTttaaagaaagaaatataaagaaatacaaTAAGCATAATGAGTATATATgataattcatattatatatatatatatatatgtatatgcatatatttgaaaattttgtgGGATGTTTTAGTCATACTTTTAAACACATTAAAACATATGCAATAgcagtattttttattatgttcattttgtaaggatgtatatatgtacgaatGTGTATAcgtttgtatgtatgcatgtacgtaattatatatgtatgtatgtatgtatgagcgtgtatatgtatatatatttatatatatacatgtaagtagtatatatgcatacacttatgtgtatacattcttaatatataatatgttttgcATACATAGTATGAAAGAATTCTTCGATAAAATTGCATATATAACaacaaaaagaaacaaattCACAAACACTTTAGTTAAAAGTACGCATGtccattttcattattcaaTGAAAAAGATGTAGTAAATTTACATGTGATATTCAATGAGAATGcgatttttttaataataattaaaagaatacattaggaatattttttattatttttcattttactgAAAAACTTTTGCATAAAATTAACAGTACAcataatacatttacatacatatatatatatgtatatgcatacgtaTACGTACACGTATAtgaacatgtatatattgatGTTCGagtatgtgtatacatggaataaataattatgcataaaacttcatttttataattattttgtatcatagagtatataaaataacattatttcaaaaaatgtttttcttagtgctacaattttttttttttttttttattttcatgtatAGTTCTTTAAGAACTTATGATACAGCAAATTCTTTCAaggtttaaaaaaaaatatctaaaaattaaataagaaaaaacgaaaaaaaaaaaaagaatgaaaaattagCAATTATCAGCAACTGTGTATTCCttattttcactttttttttttttttttttttttgataagggaacgttttttttaatattaagatataagtggtaaattttaaaacaatattatttattttttttttttttattttgttatgtattttattttttcctgtgttttattttttttattttttttttttatattcattttctttttttttttctacagtctttttataaattcaaggtatgaaaaaaatacatgtgACTAAACTAGATTTAATTTGCTTATGTTAGTGATATTGTTATCTACTATAACATGAATAATGCTAACATTTTAGAATGATCAGAATTTATGgtgataaaattatgtatattatatatcgcaagaaatggaaaaaaaaataacttcatctatattaaattaaattaaaccAAGTCATATTAGAtcaaattaaacaaaatcaAATACACACATTttccaaaataaaacatactAATTGTGTCatttaagtaattttaaattcCTAAAGAGGCATAATCACTAAAATgctaaaatatacataaagtTGCAGAACTAGAATTATTAAGGCACgttacattatatttaaaaaataaaaattaatccAACTTTTAACCTTTTTGttacaaaattatgaaacttcttttttaagattatttacaataatctattttatttgaataaatttctttttgttttttaagtATCTATGCTAagagttttaaaaaatatgtacatgaattgtgcagtatttttttttttttttttatgatgaaACATccttttgtatatttttcttttatttttttatggtaatatTAGACATATccttttctataattttctttttttttttttatggtaatatGAGACATATCCTTTtctgtattttattttatttttttttttttttggtatcaACATAGTACCTATTGATAAATTGTCACACATGTGTaatcataattataaaagagTACGTAGAGATATTTAAAGGtgtataaaaggaaaaaaaaactaattttaaattttaggTAAAAGACTACTTCTACTTTAATGCAATTTATTCTTTGTCTATGTAGTGTTATACCACTTTATAAATTACTGCTACATATCTAATGAtctattccttttttcaagaatttactttttaaaataatgcatattatatttaatttcttttatttttttatttcgtgAAAATTATTGCATGGAAgaatattatgaacatacaaaattaattgaaaaaaaaaaaaagtacataatGAAGCATAATTAAGTAGTACTAAACATAATTAAGTAGTACTAAACATAATTAAGTAGTACTAAACATAATTAAGTAGTACTAAACATAATTAAGTAGTACTAAACATAATTAAGTAGTACTAAACATAATTAAGTAGTACTAAACATAATTAAGTAGTACTAAACATAATTAAGTAGTACTACATAATTAAGTAGTAAACATAATTAAGTAGTACTAAACATAATTAAGCAGtattaaacataattaaGTAGTACTAAACATAATTAAGCAGtattaaacataattaaGCAGCATTAAACCTAATTGAGcagtattaaaaataattaagcaATATTAAACAGTATTtgaataaacataaaaattttttaaaataggtTTATAATTGCTACTTCTCGACTAACGtacatttatgcatatatatatgtatatacacatatttatacatacatatatatatacacatattcaCCTTTGTCTAACACTTGAATATTTCCATCCGAACAAAAGtatactatattatttagaaaaagagTACTAGATATACGCCCACTACATAGTATGTATAAGGAATAACTTTACAATTTTAGCGACATTTATTACTGCACTTTTTCGTTTTAAgttaaaattacaaaaaacaattttCATATGTGcaaaagggggaaaaaaaaaatcttcatattgtttccttttaaattacaaaaattgcattccatattttcttttaaaaaaatatacgtatataaaattttttgtaaaaataaacgctcttcccaaaaaaaaaaaaaaaaaaaaaaatactaaatcGTTAAAAACGTTGAAAAGTTGAACAGTTGAGAAGCATAAAAATTAGGAAACATAGAGCTTATCCTATTTTGAACTTCAATACTTTAAAGAACTTGTTCATTTCATGTAAGTACACATCACAGATTAAGGagtcaaaaaaaagaaaaaaagaaatacgagataattataaaaaaatatattaagacTGGTTCTATATTTGATGTACAGTTATTACGGGCAGCTTTAtctataatttaattttcttctGTCCATGTGTGAacgtatgcacatatactcgtatatatttgtttttttttatttcgaaATAAAAGCTtgtttatcttttaaaaaattttttttttttttttttttttttttttattatttccccataatttttatctcttttttcagctctttttttttttttttttttttcttttgtgtttttgtttaatttcaattgttttcttatttttgttaacaACTCTAACATTCAAAACAGAAATACAGAATGAACATAAGGAAAAccgtattttttttgtttttaatgtCCTTCCTTGTTGAAACATTTTTAGGACAAAATGGAAGAATGGACGTTAGTAATCTATATCCACATTATTTCGGTAATTAGCAAATACATATAGAAATTACAAATTTCCATAATGcacctatatatatttgtctGCATTATAAGTACtgaatattttactttagcAGGTACATAATGTATATGCAAAAATTgcaaatattgaaaaagttgcaaaaataaattaaatcaGTGTAAAAAGGGGattatattataacttaTCATTTTGCGAAATTAATTGAAGTTATTACCTATCAGctatattataaacattatGCCATAAGAAGGGctcaaattaatatatactgccatgtatttattcatttatctatgtatatatatgtatatatgcatgtgaGTACATTCCACTATAGgtgctttaattttttttgcaaatttcAGATATAGCCCCAAAAATTGTCATTGGTGTTAATAAACCGcgaattataaataatttttttttgggcGAGGATAGCACCGATCATATAGTAAAcgtaatggaaaaaatacacacacatacatacatacgcacatatacacatatatacaaacacatatacacatacatacgtacgcacatatacacatatatacaaacacaTATAGacgcatataaatatttatatatatgaactcttatttatacgtatattgATCACAATAcatgaagtaaaaaaaaagtcacaAGAAGATCGATTTGAACAACAATATATCATCGTATTGCCTTTTTTGTCTCAATTAATTCTCatagaaagaaaagaaaaattatctGAAAAAGGTTATTAATAATGGTAAGCTTTTTTgatttgttaatataaaaatgaaaataatcctttgcaatttttattttgtaatccTACTAGCAGCGGAAGAGTTATTACGCATTATtgatgaaaacaaaaatgtaattataaaaaacacCAATAGAAAGGAACAGttgaataaaagaaaaaaaaaaattataaatatgagaATGACGTAGAATTTaactataatataaaaaataaaatattttaaacataatataatgtaatataatttaacgTAATGTTATACAATTTAACATTACATAATGCAgtgtaatataaatttaatattatataatacatgtCTAATTCATCTTACAATTTTGgtcgaaataaaaaaaaaaaaaaaaattcagaaATTGTTAGAAAATAGAACTGAAGAACGGCATGGGCTAAAAGTTGAAGCTGATATTATGAATGCAAacgataaaaatatttcaaatttattactagataataaaaataatgaattaagaaaaaaagagggAAAATCCTCAGCTCCTGTTATAATAGTTCTACCTCAACCTCTTACCAATCAGTAAGTAAACATAACAGCTTAGCAAAGACTAATGCTATAGTTTAAAAAACTCAGGATAACAAACACGTCTAGTGactttttcataattactTACCTACACAAGT is part of the Plasmodium malariae genome assembly, chromosome: 14 genome and encodes:
- the PmUG01_14055400 gene encoding conserved Plasmodium protein, unknown function gives rise to the protein MNIRKTVFFLFLMSFLVETFLGQNGRMDVSNLYPHYFDIAPKIVIGVNKPRIINNFFLGEDSTDHIKEKKNYLKKVINNAEELLRIIDENKNKLLENRTEERHGLKVEADIMNANDKNISNLLLDNKNNELRKKEGKSSAPVIIVLPQPLTNQELFLYNKYKDLIKNVKETKNLLLKIIYFERLGEIKSRSKREAINEIQITTKIIEKCISRGRVIEEILEEIQYDEHGKENKNNERLKSERDFLNQKINILVHI